From Segatella copri, the proteins below share one genomic window:
- a CDS encoding alpha-isopropylmalate synthase regulatory domain-containing protein translates to MNVNAKRDNSRIKEIEIMDCTLRDGEQTNGVSFLPHEKLMIARMLLHDINVDRIEVASARVSEGEKDAVARICRYAKTIGKLDSVEVLGFVDNNKSVDWIAECGGHVINLLAKGSYKHCTQQLKMSPEEHLAHIKQTIDYALSKGFTVNLYLEDWSSGMRDSRDYLFMMMDELVKLPIKRFLLPDTLGILNPLQCVEYMRQMVRRYPKSHFDFHAHNDYDLAVSNSLAAVLSGAKGLHVTVNGLGERCGNAPLASVQVILKDMFEAKTNIKEDRLNDISRLVEGYSGIAVAPNTPVVGDNVFTQVAGVHADGDNKDKLYCNDLVPERFGRHREYALGKNSGKANIIQNLNELGLELTPEQTKAVTKRITELGDRKELVTQDDLPYIVSDVLKHGAPEDKVKLVSYMVSTSYGLKPIASVKVEIDGKEYEDQSSGDGQYDAFVKALRNIYKVKLGKTFPKLDNYQVTIPPGGRTDALVQTVITWREGDRIWRTRGLDADQTEAAIKATLKMINMYEADKSDDQAVSPRNLDME, encoded by the coding sequence ATGAACGTTAACGCAAAGAGAGATAATTCCCGCATCAAGGAGATTGAGATCATGGACTGCACGCTGCGCGACGGCGAGCAGACCAATGGTGTCAGTTTCCTTCCTCACGAGAAGTTGATGATAGCAAGAATGCTGTTGCACGACATCAATGTAGATCGCATTGAGGTGGCTTCAGCGCGTGTGTCAGAAGGTGAAAAGGATGCTGTCGCTCGAATTTGCCGTTATGCCAAAACTATAGGTAAACTGGATTCCGTTGAGGTATTGGGATTCGTGGATAACAACAAGAGTGTGGATTGGATTGCTGAATGCGGCGGTCATGTCATCAACCTCTTGGCTAAGGGTAGCTACAAGCACTGCACCCAGCAACTCAAGATGTCGCCTGAGGAGCATCTCGCTCATATCAAGCAGACCATCGACTATGCTTTGAGCAAGGGATTCACCGTGAATCTCTACTTGGAGGACTGGTCGAGCGGTATGCGTGACAGTCGTGACTATCTCTTCATGATGATGGATGAGTTGGTAAAACTGCCTATCAAGCGCTTCCTTCTTCCTGATACTTTGGGTATTCTGAACCCATTGCAGTGTGTGGAGTATATGCGCCAGATGGTTCGCCGTTATCCGAAATCTCACTTCGACTTCCATGCCCATAACGACTACGATTTGGCGGTGAGCAACTCGCTCGCTGCCGTATTGAGCGGCGCCAAGGGTCTTCACGTTACCGTGAATGGTCTGGGTGAGCGTTGTGGCAATGCACCATTGGCAAGTGTTCAGGTGATTCTGAAGGATATGTTCGAGGCAAAGACCAATATTAAGGAAGACCGTCTGAACGATATTTCCCGATTGGTTGAAGGATATAGTGGCATTGCCGTGGCTCCGAATACTCCGGTAGTAGGAGACAACGTCTTTACCCAGGTAGCTGGTGTGCATGCCGATGGTGACAACAAGGACAAGCTTTATTGCAACGACTTGGTACCAGAGCGTTTCGGCAGACATCGTGAGTATGCGTTGGGTAAGAATTCCGGTAAGGCGAACATCATCCAGAACCTCAACGAACTGGGATTGGAGTTGACTCCGGAGCAGACCAAGGCGGTGACCAAGCGAATCACAGAACTCGGTGACCGCAAGGAACTGGTAACTCAGGACGACCTGCCATACATCGTGAGTGATGTATTGAAGCATGGAGCTCCAGAGGATAAGGTGAAACTGGTAAGTTACATGGTATCAACCTCATACGGTTTGAAGCCTATCGCCAGTGTAAAGGTAGAAATCGATGGCAAGGAGTATGAAGACCAGAGCTCAGGTGATGGTCAGTATGATGCTTTCGTGAAAGCCCTCCGCAATATCTATAAGGTGAAGCTCGGCAAGACCTTCCCTAAGCTCGACAACTATCAGGTAACCATCCCACCTGGTGGCCGTACCGATGCCCTCGTTCAGACCGTCATTACCTGGCGTGAAGGTGACCGTATCTGGCGTACCCGAGGCTTGGATGCTGACCAGACAGAAGCTGCTATCAAGGCAACGCTGAAGATGATTAATATGTACGAGGCAGATAAGAGCGATGATCAGGCTGTTTCGCCTCGAAATCTGGATATGGAATAA
- the leuB gene encoding 3-isopropylmalate dehydrogenase has translation MKLNIAVLAGDGIGPEIMKQGVAVMQAIAEKFNHEFTYNEAICGAHAIDKVGDPFPEETFKTCMDADAVLFAAVGDPRFDNNPTAKVRPEQGLLAMRKKLGLFANVRPVATFDCLLHKSPLKDELLKGADFVVIRELTGGMYFGEKYQDNDKAYDTDIYTRPEIERILKVAFEFAMKRNKHLTVVDKANVLASSRLWRQIAKEMEPQYPEVNTDYMFIDNASMRVLTEPTFFDVIVTENTFGDILTDETSCITGSMGLQPSSSLGEHTPLFEPVHGSWPQAAGKNLANPVAQILSAAMLLEHFGLNEEGALIRKAVDASLDANVRTPEIQVEGGAHYGTTEVGAWIVNWIKNA, from the coding sequence ATGAAATTAAACATTGCAGTTCTCGCCGGTGATGGTATCGGACCAGAGATTATGAAGCAGGGCGTAGCAGTTATGCAGGCCATTGCAGAGAAGTTCAACCACGAGTTTACTTACAACGAGGCTATCTGCGGCGCTCACGCTATCGACAAGGTAGGTGATCCATTCCCAGAGGAGACCTTCAAGACTTGTATGGATGCTGATGCTGTACTCTTCGCAGCCGTTGGTGACCCACGTTTCGACAACAACCCTACAGCCAAGGTTCGTCCTGAGCAGGGCTTGCTCGCTATGCGTAAGAAGTTGGGCCTCTTCGCCAATGTTCGCCCAGTAGCCACATTCGATTGCCTGCTCCACAAGTCACCATTGAAGGATGAACTCCTGAAGGGTGCTGACTTCGTAGTTATCCGCGAGTTGACTGGCGGTATGTACTTCGGTGAGAAGTATCAGGATAACGATAAGGCATACGATACTGATATCTATACCCGTCCTGAGATTGAGCGCATCCTGAAGGTAGCTTTCGAGTTTGCCATGAAGCGCAACAAGCACTTGACAGTAGTAGATAAGGCAAACGTATTGGCATCTTCTCGTCTCTGGCGTCAGATTGCCAAGGAGATGGAGCCACAGTATCCTGAGGTAAACACCGATTATATGTTCATCGACAACGCTTCTATGCGCGTATTGACTGAGCCTACATTCTTCGATGTTATCGTTACAGAGAATACCTTCGGCGATATCCTGACCGATGAGACTTCTTGCATCACCGGTTCTATGGGCTTGCAGCCATCCAGCTCTCTCGGTGAGCACACACCATTGTTCGAGCCTGTTCATGGTTCATGGCCACAGGCAGCTGGCAAGAACCTGGCTAACCCAGTAGCTCAGATTCTTTCTGCAGCTATGTTGTTGGAGCACTTCGGCTTGAACGAGGAGGGCGCCTTGATCCGCAAGGCAGTAGATGCTTCTCTCGATGCCAATGTCCGCACACCTGAAATTCAGGTAGAGGGT